One genomic region from Desulfovermiculus halophilus DSM 18834 encodes:
- the zupT gene encoding zinc transporter ZupT, whose amino-acid sequence MIQGSFALAFGLTLGAGLATGIGSALAFLSRETSPKFLSGALGFSAGVMIYVSFVEILPKAHSSMVDSLGPSLGEWAAIAAFFAGIGLMAVIDSLVPSYENPHEAHRIDALYDASQQMAYRKLLRTGMFTALAISLHNFPEGLATFTATLKDPSLGLPIAVAIAIHNIPEGIAVSVPLYYATNSKAKAFFLSLLSGIAEPLGASVGYLLLLPFLNDAVFGLVFAGVAGLMVYISLDELLPTAEEYGEHHVAIAGLIMGMLVMAVSLLIL is encoded by the coding sequence ATGATCCAGGGTTCCTTTGCGCTGGCATTCGGCCTGACTCTGGGCGCCGGATTGGCCACAGGGATTGGAAGCGCCCTGGCATTCTTGTCCAGGGAGACGAGCCCCAAGTTCCTGTCCGGCGCCCTGGGCTTTTCCGCCGGGGTGATGATCTACGTCTCCTTTGTGGAGATCCTGCCCAAGGCCCATTCCTCCATGGTCGATTCCCTGGGGCCGTCCTTGGGGGAATGGGCGGCAATCGCCGCCTTCTTTGCCGGCATTGGGTTGATGGCGGTCATCGACAGCCTGGTCCCCTCCTACGAAAATCCCCATGAAGCCCACCGCATCGACGCGCTGTACGACGCGTCGCAGCAGATGGCCTATCGCAAGCTTCTCCGAACCGGCATGTTCACCGCCCTGGCCATTTCCCTGCACAATTTTCCTGAGGGTCTGGCCACCTTCACCGCCACCCTGAAGGACCCCAGCCTGGGACTGCCCATTGCGGTGGCCATCGCCATCCACAACATCCCAGAAGGGATTGCAGTCAGTGTCCCTTTGTACTATGCCACGAACAGCAAAGCCAAGGCCTTTTTTCTCTCCCTCCTGTCCGGGATAGCCGAGCCCCTGGGGGCCAGTGTCGGGTACCTTCTGCTTCTCCCCTTCCTCAATGATGCTGTGTTCGGGCTTGTCTTCGCCGGCGTCGCAGGGCTGATGGTCTATATTTCCCTGGATGAGCTGCTGCCCACTGCTGAAGAGTACGGGGAGCACCATGTGGCCATAGCCGGTCTGATCATGGGCATGCTGGTCATGGCCGTCAGCCTGCTTATCCTGTAG
- the murJ gene encoding murein biosynthesis integral membrane protein MurJ, with protein MNSNTSEIAGNAVTVGGATLLSRILGFVRDLIVAFALGAGPLADAFFVAFRLPNLLRRLFAEGSLTMAFVPVFTRIRHDQGMDEAQRMARSTLFWLVLILGGITAAALIWARPLTLIVAPGFAQDPAVLDSAVHLVRICFPYILFISAVALSMGVLNSMGHFLAPALAPCFLNLSMILASLIGVWAGLSVPVCLAWGVLAAGVVQWLIQLPALHARGIVWRGEWSPSHPGVRRVGRLMLPTVFGAAVYQLNVVLNTVLASFLVQGSISYLYYADRLVQFPLGVFGLAVSTAALPSLSSLLAREQRVEFVRTLQTTVNLLLFISLPAAAGLIGLSLPMVDVLFGRGAFDPGAVQATSAALIGYSLGLPAFCAVRSLVSALYALEDTRSPVWAAVVSLGINLGLGLLLMQFIAHVGLAVAVSLASWANVLLLGRALNRHVGRWFGLQPGLLWMTGLSVVLGLACSLAASWGWPSLACIPLFAGAYMTAARMLHLPEAEMILSTLGRKLGKGSR; from the coding sequence ATGAACAGCAACACCTCGGAAATAGCCGGCAATGCCGTCACAGTGGGCGGAGCAACCCTGCTCAGCCGGATTCTGGGCTTTGTCCGGGACCTGATCGTGGCCTTTGCCCTGGGGGCAGGCCCTTTGGCCGACGCCTTCTTCGTCGCCTTTCGCCTGCCCAACCTTTTGCGCCGTCTGTTTGCCGAAGGTTCCTTGACCATGGCCTTTGTCCCGGTCTTCACCCGGATCCGCCACGATCAGGGCATGGACGAAGCCCAGCGCATGGCCCGCTCCACCCTGTTCTGGCTGGTGCTTATCCTGGGAGGGATCACCGCCGCGGCCTTGATCTGGGCCCGGCCCCTGACCCTGATCGTGGCCCCGGGCTTTGCACAGGACCCGGCCGTGCTGGATTCTGCTGTTCATCTGGTCCGCATATGCTTTCCCTACATCCTGTTTATTTCCGCCGTTGCCCTGAGCATGGGGGTGCTCAACTCCATGGGCCATTTCCTGGCCCCGGCCCTTGCCCCCTGCTTTTTGAACCTCTCCATGATCCTGGCCTCCCTGATCGGGGTCTGGGCCGGGCTTTCGGTCCCGGTCTGCCTGGCCTGGGGGGTCTTGGCCGCCGGAGTTGTGCAGTGGTTGATCCAGCTGCCGGCCCTGCATGCCCGGGGCATTGTCTGGCGGGGGGAATGGAGCCCCTCCCACCCCGGAGTCCGCAGGGTCGGGCGGCTTATGCTGCCCACAGTCTTTGGAGCGGCGGTCTATCAGCTCAATGTGGTCCTGAACACGGTCCTGGCCTCTTTCTTGGTTCAGGGGAGCATCTCCTACCTGTACTACGCCGACCGCCTGGTCCAGTTCCCTTTGGGGGTGTTCGGCCTGGCGGTGAGCACAGCCGCCCTGCCCAGCCTGTCATCGTTGCTGGCCCGGGAGCAGCGGGTCGAGTTCGTGCGCACCCTGCAGACCACGGTCAACCTGCTGCTGTTCATCAGCCTGCCGGCGGCCGCTGGACTGATCGGCCTCAGCCTGCCCATGGTCGATGTCCTGTTCGGCCGGGGGGCCTTTGATCCCGGAGCGGTCCAGGCCACTTCAGCAGCCTTGATCGGCTATTCCCTCGGCTTGCCCGCCTTCTGCGCCGTACGTTCCCTGGTCTCCGCCCTCTATGCCCTGGAGGATACGCGCAGTCCGGTCTGGGCGGCAGTTGTCAGCCTGGGCATCAACCTGGGGCTGGGGCTGCTCCTGATGCAGTTTATCGCCCATGTGGGGCTGGCTGTGGCCGTTTCTCTAGCTTCCTGGGCCAATGTCCTCCTGTTGGGCCGGGCCCTGAACCGTCATGTGGGACGATGGTTCGGCCTGCAGCCCGGTCTGCTGTGGATGACGGGACTGAGCGTGGTCCTGGGGCTGGCCTGCAGCCTGGCTGCCTCCTGGGGCTGGCCGAGCCTGGCCTGCATCCCCCTGTTCGCCGGGGCATACATGACTGCGGCCAGGATGCTTCACCTTCCGGAGGCGGAGATGATCCTCTCCACCCTGGGGCGCAAACTGGGCAAAGGAAGCAGGTGA
- a CDS encoding dynamin family protein, translating into MPNESQIGQRLDRLEEHLKEENPILQDVVQSFRKLDVIGHSIGFLDQDESFATRTPWWPLIAVLGTYSSGKSTFINSYLGYKLQTTGNQAVDDKFTVISYSPDESIHTLPGVALDSDPRFPLYGIGQAIEKAAPGQGKHVDSFVQLKTCPSSKTKGKILVDSPGFDADAQRTATLRITDRIIDLSDLVLVFFDARHPESGSMRDTLKHLVQDTIQRKDSTKFLYILNQIDVTAKEDNPEQVFAAWQRALAEHGLTAGQYYSIYNPDVAVPIEDEATRGRFERKRDLDLERITKRIEEVRVERAYRIVGMLEESARYLMSGLTPQVTSFLNAWRRQVLNTELALAAAAIILLAAGSLYFQGMDGLNSLLGFPAQVASSGWLQALCVIVLLALIWGHFTLRKVLGRRLIAKTVGSIKDPKLKKRMQRILNKNISWWRSIFHTRPAGLHTANQKKLEAIIAQGRQYIQKLNDTFTNPSGSGQEDVSQGASAWASPEKEA; encoded by the coding sequence ATGCCCAATGAGTCTCAGATTGGACAGCGCCTGGATAGGCTGGAAGAGCATCTCAAAGAGGAGAATCCAATCCTCCAGGATGTGGTTCAAAGCTTTCGCAAGTTGGACGTCATAGGCCATAGCATAGGCTTTCTCGACCAGGACGAGTCCTTTGCCACCCGCACCCCATGGTGGCCGCTGATCGCCGTTTTGGGCACCTATTCCTCCGGAAAGTCCACATTCATCAACTCCTATCTGGGATACAAGCTGCAGACCACCGGCAACCAGGCTGTGGACGACAAGTTTACCGTTATCTCCTATTCCCCGGACGAGTCCATCCACACCCTCCCCGGAGTGGCCCTGGACTCGGATCCCCGCTTTCCCCTCTACGGCATCGGCCAGGCGATTGAAAAAGCGGCCCCGGGCCAGGGCAAGCACGTGGATTCCTTTGTCCAGCTCAAGACCTGCCCCAGCTCCAAAACCAAAGGCAAGATCCTGGTCGATTCCCCTGGATTTGATGCCGACGCCCAGCGCACAGCAACCCTGCGGATCACCGACCGGATCATCGATCTCTCCGACCTGGTCCTGGTCTTTTTCGATGCCCGCCATCCTGAATCCGGCTCCATGCGCGACACCCTCAAGCATCTGGTCCAGGACACCATTCAACGCAAGGATTCGACCAAGTTCCTGTACATCCTCAATCAGATCGACGTCACTGCCAAAGAGGACAACCCGGAACAGGTCTTTGCCGCCTGGCAAAGGGCCCTGGCCGAACATGGACTGACCGCCGGACAGTACTACAGCATCTACAACCCGGATGTGGCCGTGCCTATTGAGGACGAGGCCACCAGAGGCCGCTTTGAGCGCAAACGGGACCTGGATCTGGAAAGGATCACCAAGCGGATAGAAGAAGTGCGGGTGGAGCGCGCCTACCGGATTGTTGGCATGCTGGAAGAATCCGCCCGGTACCTGATGTCCGGACTGACCCCCCAGGTCACCTCTTTCCTCAATGCCTGGAGGCGGCAGGTGCTGAACACCGAACTGGCCCTGGCAGCCGCAGCCATTATCCTTCTGGCAGCAGGATCCCTGTACTTTCAGGGAATGGACGGCCTGAACAGCCTCCTCGGCTTTCCGGCCCAGGTCGCCTCCAGCGGCTGGCTGCAGGCTCTGTGCGTCATTGTCCTTCTTGCCCTGATCTGGGGGCATTTCACCCTGCGGAAAGTCCTCGGCCGCCGGCTGATTGCCAAAACCGTGGGCTCCATCAAGGACCCGAAGCTGAAAAAGCGGATGCAGCGGATATTGAACAAGAACATCTCCTGGTGGCGGAGCATCTTTCACACCCGGCCGGCAGGGCTGCACACCGCGAATCAAAAGAAGCTGGAGGCCATTATTGCCCAAGGACGGCAATACATCCAAAAGCTGAACGACACCTTCACCAACCCCTCGGGAAGCGGGCAGGAAGATGTTTCCCAGGGTGCTAGCGCCTGGGCATCCCCCGAGAAGGAAGCCTAG
- a CDS encoding AI-2E family transporter, which yields MPWPQELLRTAWAHARRKGGGTHEPEKEHLYSAQPMNIIVNWFKRTFSEPQLVILLLILGLIVGTLMAIGQYLTPVIVSLVLAYLLESLVKGLEKRKVPRRPAVYIVFVLFLLVFVYLLFGLLPQLTKQIALFIQDLPAMITSWQNELQRLPERYPQVVTQHQISQLTDTIANQMASLGQEILSISLASVKGFINVLIYSILVPIMVFFFLKDKDKIVHFFRMILPQDLGLTHEVWTEVNHKTAKFIQGKLWEIVIVWIGSYVTFFVLDLRFAVLLSFLVGISVIVPYVGATIMTIPVTLVAYFQWGLDPHFLYTVIAYLIIQLIDGNLLAPLLMSEIVNLHPVAVIIGILVFGGLWGFWGVFFAIPLATLIHAILKAWPKYPRSDPATDPGTTNQT from the coding sequence TTGCCCTGGCCCCAGGAGCTGCTGCGAACCGCCTGGGCTCATGCCCGCAGGAAAGGAGGAGGTACTCATGAACCGGAAAAAGAACATCTGTACTCCGCACAGCCCATGAATATCATCGTCAACTGGTTCAAGCGCACCTTTTCCGAGCCTCAGCTGGTCATCCTCCTGCTCATTCTGGGGCTTATAGTGGGCACCCTGATGGCCATCGGGCAGTACTTGACCCCGGTCATCGTCAGCCTGGTCCTGGCCTACCTCCTGGAAAGCCTTGTCAAGGGCTTGGAAAAGCGGAAAGTCCCCAGGCGGCCGGCCGTCTATATCGTCTTTGTCCTCTTCCTGCTGGTGTTCGTCTATCTCCTGTTCGGCCTGCTGCCCCAGCTGACCAAGCAAATCGCCCTGTTCATTCAAGACCTGCCGGCCATGATCACCTCCTGGCAAAACGAGCTACAGCGCCTTCCTGAACGCTATCCGCAAGTTGTGACCCAACATCAAATCAGCCAGCTGACCGATACCATCGCCAACCAGATGGCCAGTCTGGGCCAGGAGATCCTGTCCATCTCCCTGGCCTCGGTAAAAGGCTTCATCAATGTGCTTATATACAGCATCCTGGTCCCGATCATGGTCTTCTTCTTTCTCAAGGATAAAGACAAGATCGTCCATTTCTTCCGGATGATACTGCCCCAGGACCTGGGTCTGACCCATGAGGTCTGGACCGAAGTCAACCACAAGACCGCCAAGTTCATCCAGGGCAAGCTGTGGGAAATCGTCATTGTCTGGATCGGCAGCTACGTCACCTTTTTCGTGCTTGACCTTCGATTTGCCGTGCTTTTGAGCTTCCTGGTGGGCATCTCGGTCATCGTTCCCTATGTCGGAGCGACCATCATGACCATACCGGTGACCCTGGTGGCCTACTTCCAATGGGGACTTGATCCCCATTTCCTGTACACAGTCATCGCCTACCTGATCATCCAGCTCATTGACGGCAACCTGTTGGCCCCGCTGCTCATGTCGGAAATCGTCAACCTGCACCCTGTGGCGGTCATCATCGGCATCCTTGTTTTCGGCGGCCTGTGGGGATTCTGGGGGGTCTTTTTCGCCATCCCTCTGGCGACTCTGATCCATGCCATCCTCAAGGCTTGGCCCAAATACCCGCGGTCCGATCCGGCAACCGACCCGGGCACGACAAATCAAACCTGA
- a CDS encoding FxsA family protein: MFVKLLAAFILIPLIELTLLIKLGSVIGTLNTVAIVILTAALGAYLARQEGARTLLHLRTNLDRGVMPTDELIDALLIFAAGAVLLTPGLLTDICGLLILFAPTRQAFRQWLKRHFASRINRRDIHINPL, translated from the coding sequence ATGTTCGTCAAGCTGCTCGCAGCCTTTATCCTCATCCCCCTTATCGAGCTGACCCTGCTCATCAAGCTGGGCAGCGTCATCGGAACCCTGAACACAGTGGCCATCGTCATCCTCACCGCTGCACTCGGGGCCTATCTGGCCCGGCAGGAGGGAGCCCGCACCCTGCTCCACCTCAGAACCAACCTGGACCGAGGGGTCATGCCCACGGATGAACTCATTGATGCCCTGCTCATCTTCGCTGCCGGAGCTGTCCTCCTCACCCCGGGTCTTCTGACCGACATCTGCGGCCTGCTCATTCTGTTCGCTCCGACCAGGCAGGCCTTTCGGCAGTGGCTGAAGCGGCATTTTGCGTCCAGAATCAATCGCCGAGACATTCACATCAACCCCCTGTAG
- a CDS encoding tRNA1(Val) (adenine(37)-N6)-methyltransferase has protein sequence MGDTAAAARSAFPSGLVQPESGFRFGLDSLLLACFASCRPGCRVVDLGTGCGVIGLGLCLANPCSRPRVLGVDVQAGMVEAATENARRLGLADLYAARKGDVRQYRKIPGMGPESFDLVLANPPYRLMGQGRPPRDEGKRGACFEYRARLKDFLQAAAFALTNKGRISLVYMVERLPALLHELHECRLEPKEMRLVHAAEHKPAGLALLTARKNVRPGLAVHSPLFLDRPKELEAFCPLVAGAEEAGGGRLAIG, from the coding sequence ATGGGAGACACAGCAGCGGCCGCCCGCTCAGCCTTTCCCTCCGGCCTTGTGCAGCCGGAGTCGGGATTCCGCTTCGGACTGGATTCCCTGCTTCTGGCCTGCTTCGCCTCGTGCAGGCCAGGCTGCCGGGTTGTGGACCTGGGGACCGGGTGCGGGGTGATCGGTCTGGGGCTGTGTCTGGCCAATCCTTGCAGCCGTCCCCGGGTGCTGGGGGTTGATGTGCAGGCCGGGATGGTGGAGGCGGCCACAGAGAACGCCCGCCGGCTGGGGCTTGCCGATCTGTATGCGGCCCGGAAGGGAGATGTGCGCCAGTACCGGAAGATCCCCGGGATGGGTCCTGAAAGCTTCGATCTGGTCCTCGCGAATCCCCCCTACCGCTTGATGGGGCAGGGCAGGCCGCCCCGGGATGAGGGCAAACGCGGGGCGTGCTTCGAATACCGGGCCAGGTTGAAGGATTTTTTGCAGGCCGCAGCCTTTGCCCTGACCAACAAGGGCCGGATCAGTCTGGTCTATATGGTCGAACGGCTGCCTGCACTGCTGCACGAGCTGCACGAATGCCGGCTGGAACCCAAAGAGATGCGGCTGGTGCATGCCGCGGAGCACAAGCCGGCCGGCCTGGCCCTGCTCACGGCTAGAAAGAACGTCCGGCCGGGGCTTGCGGTGCATTCCCCCCTCTTTCTGGACCGGCCCAAGGAGCTGGAAGCCTTCTGTCCCTTAGTGGCCGGGGCTGAAGAGGCAGGAGGAGGCCGACTTGCAATCGGCTGA
- a CDS encoding DUF493 domain-containing protein gives MEPSTSAQQFKQRLDEHHQWPCTYMFKFIVPQQQTQKVLDLFESRDDLRTRPSRHGRYMSVTAKCTVASSDEVVAVYQAAAQIQGVISL, from the coding sequence ATGGAACCGAGCACATCCGCCCAGCAGTTCAAGCAAAGGCTGGATGAACACCATCAGTGGCCGTGCACCTATATGTTCAAGTTCATTGTCCCCCAGCAGCAGACCCAAAAGGTGCTGGACCTCTTCGAGTCCAGGGACGATTTGCGCACCCGCCCCTCCCGCCACGGCCGGTATATGAGCGTGACCGCGAAATGCACGGTGGCTTCCAGCGACGAGGTTGTGGCCGTCTATCAGGCCGCGGCCCAGATCCAGGGCGTCATTTCCCTGTAG
- a CDS encoding YkgJ family cysteine cluster protein has product MAHPDADRQSILSCQRCGGCCRSNPPALHLQDRPLYTDSVLRRGDLITFRKGEKVYDNVQDRIASLDQEMVRIRSLPQSRACIFYDHGQRACRIYARRPLECRAFACWEPEGLIHIYDQGRVRRADLISEHSALAQVIAEHERLCPWSRIMELVALVAQDPDCFQAGELADMVHVDQGMRQGLRDRAGATERELEFILGRSLASVLPNLGLKVIRTGSGVRLQPCPAPTGQPTG; this is encoded by the coding sequence ATGGCCCATCCTGATGCGGATAGGCAGAGCATTTTGTCCTGTCAGCGGTGCGGCGGATGCTGCCGGAGCAACCCTCCGGCCCTGCACCTCCAGGACAGGCCCTTGTATACCGATTCCGTCCTGCGCAGAGGGGACCTGATCACCTTTCGGAAGGGTGAAAAGGTCTACGACAATGTCCAGGACAGGATCGCCTCCCTGGACCAGGAAATGGTCCGCATCCGTTCTCTGCCCCAATCCAGGGCCTGCATCTTCTACGACCATGGGCAACGGGCCTGCCGAATCTACGCCCGCCGACCTTTGGAATGCCGGGCCTTCGCCTGCTGGGAGCCGGAGGGGCTGATCCACATTTACGACCAGGGCCGGGTGAGGCGCGCGGATCTTATTTCAGAGCACTCGGCCCTGGCCCAAGTCATTGCTGAACATGAAAGGCTCTGCCCCTGGTCCAGGATCATGGAGTTGGTGGCTCTGGTCGCACAGGATCCGGACTGCTTTCAGGCCGGAGAGCTGGCGGATATGGTGCACGTGGACCAGGGGATGCGCCAGGGGCTTCGGGACCGGGCCGGGGCGACGGAGCGGGAGCTGGAGTTCATCCTGGGACGCAGCCTGGCCTCCGTTCTGCCCAATCTGGGCCTGAAGGTGATCCGAACCGGGAGCGGAGTGCGCCTTCAGCCCTGTCCCGCCCCCACTGGACAGCCTACAGGATAA
- a CDS encoding TIGR01777 family oxidoreductase has protein sequence MRIFVLGGTGFIGRHLLSHLLGQGHELLILSRSPKPELEQAGAKVVDGNPMQTGAWQQEAAGCDAMVNLVGRNIFDRWSEKVKQEILDSRIQATNMAVQAVEQADGHKPVLINANATGYYPFAAADHPFDEAGPAGDHFLARVCVAWQEAALRAASLGSRVVIARFAPVLAADGGMLDLVLPVFSKGVGGRIGNGRQPFPWVHVQDLVRALELSLTTEDIHGPVNVCAPQVVTNAEFTKALARAVHRPALLPVPEFALRLRFGQLAETLSKGQAVIPAVLQNQGFTFMYSDIEATLQEIAAQRD, from the coding sequence ATGCGCATCTTTGTACTCGGCGGCACCGGCTTTATCGGCCGCCATCTTCTCTCCCATCTTCTCGGTCAAGGGCACGAGCTGCTCATCCTCAGCCGATCACCCAAACCCGAACTGGAACAGGCCGGGGCCAAAGTTGTGGATGGCAATCCCATGCAGACCGGGGCATGGCAGCAGGAAGCAGCCGGATGCGACGCGATGGTCAATCTGGTAGGAAGGAATATCTTCGACCGCTGGTCTGAGAAGGTAAAACAGGAGATCCTGGACTCCAGGATACAGGCCACGAACATGGCTGTGCAGGCCGTCGAGCAGGCAGACGGCCACAAGCCGGTCCTGATCAACGCCAATGCCACAGGGTACTACCCCTTTGCTGCAGCTGACCATCCCTTTGATGAAGCCGGGCCGGCTGGCGATCACTTTCTGGCCCGGGTCTGCGTGGCCTGGCAAGAGGCGGCCTTGCGGGCCGCATCCCTGGGATCACGGGTGGTCATTGCCCGGTTCGCTCCGGTACTGGCAGCTGACGGCGGCATGCTGGATCTTGTTCTGCCCGTATTCTCCAAGGGAGTGGGCGGCCGGATAGGAAACGGCCGCCAGCCCTTTCCCTGGGTTCACGTCCAGGATCTGGTCCGGGCCCTGGAGCTGAGTCTGACCACAGAGGATATCCATGGACCGGTCAATGTCTGTGCCCCGCAGGTCGTCACCAACGCCGAATTCACCAAGGCTCTGGCCCGGGCCGTCCACCGGCCGGCACTCTTGCCGGTTCCGGAGTTCGCCCTTCGCCTGCGCTTTGGCCAGTTGGCCGAGACCCTGAGCAAGGGGCAGGCCGTCATACCAGCGGTCTTGCAAAATCAAGGATTTACATTTATGTACTCGGATATTGAGGCCACTTTGCAGGAGATTGCAGCCCAGAGAGACTAA
- a CDS encoding LysM peptidoglycan-binding domain-containing protein, translated as MSKNKWIDDLDDLDDLETPPEKESGSFSLAEWFSNLGQTPHLPWIAAGIAGVLLVIGLTLFWGDDEQDGASPPSSATLGAKDMQEVSTRLENLEARVSSLASRIKTSGQNQSSGDLDETLESLGMQLQNLENDFTRFKKQVSSQISALQDKAPAQASAGSPDSGSSPGSGQDGQEVYTVKKGDNLYRIGLKFDVSVEQLRSWNNLSPDSEIFPGQKLTVSAQ; from the coding sequence ATGAGCAAAAATAAGTGGATTGACGACCTGGATGATCTGGACGATCTGGAGACTCCTCCGGAAAAGGAATCCGGTTCTTTTTCCCTGGCAGAATGGTTCTCCAATCTTGGGCAGACCCCGCATCTTCCATGGATTGCCGCCGGGATAGCCGGGGTCCTTCTGGTTATCGGACTGACCCTGTTTTGGGGCGACGACGAACAGGATGGAGCATCCCCGCCTTCTTCAGCTACGCTCGGGGCCAAGGATATGCAGGAGGTCAGCACCAGGCTGGAAAATCTGGAGGCCAGGGTCTCCAGCTTGGCCTCCAGAATAAAAACCTCCGGCCAGAATCAATCCTCCGGAGATCTGGACGAGACCCTCGAGTCTCTGGGCATGCAGCTTCAAAACCTGGAGAACGACTTCACCCGGTTTAAGAAACAGGTCTCTTCCCAGATCTCCGCCCTGCAAGACAAAGCCCCCGCCCAGGCTTCCGCCGGCTCCCCAGACTCTGGGTCCAGCCCAGGATCTGGCCAGGATGGTCAAGAGGTCTACACGGTCAAGAAAGGAGACAATCTGTACCGCATCGGACTGAAGTTCGATGTCAGTGTTGAGCAGCTCCGGTCCTGGAACAATCTCTCCCCGGACTCGGAGATCTTTCCCGGCCAAAAGCTCACCGTCAGTGCTCAATGA
- a CDS encoding UbiD family decarboxylase: MGYATLAQCIRDLETSGQLLRLDTEVDPYLEAGVIQRRVFAAGGPALLFTRVKGTSFPLLGNLFGTRKRLEFIFRDTLSAVQGLLKLKSDPSQLFSRPGLLPKLPRILWSARPRRVRKGPILAHTVRLQDLPQLVSWPGDGGAYITLPQVYTESPDQPGVRSSNLGMYRIQISGTPFAQDREAGLHYQIHRGIGPHHSQALARGRSLPVNVFVGGPPAMTLAAIMPLPQGIPEIFFAGALAGRRIPFLTGANGLPIPAQADFCICGEVHASELRPEGPFGDHLGYYSLTHDFPALRVHKVLRRPGAVWPFTTVGRPPQEDSIIGSFIHDLVSPLVPSVFPGLHQVHAVDQAGVHPLLLAVGSERYVPFARERIPQELLTNAHALLGNTQTALSKYVFIAAREDDSRLNAHNIPEFFHHFLLRVDWTRDIHLITRTTMDTLDYSGISLNQGSKAILAAAGDPKRELGTEIPEVSLPHGFLAPRLLAPGILLIQGPAHTLPRDTQDPDLETLAERLESQTRLEGIPLVVVVDDSSFAAASWDNFLWTAFTRSDPATDTYGLGVISRPKHWGCSVLIIDARLKTYHAPPLETDPEVDRRVSALGAPGQPLHGIL, from the coding sequence ATGGGCTACGCCACCCTTGCACAGTGCATCCGGGACCTGGAAACCAGCGGCCAGCTCCTGCGTTTGGATACCGAGGTCGACCCGTATCTGGAAGCCGGAGTCATCCAGCGCAGGGTCTTCGCCGCCGGCGGGCCCGCCCTTCTTTTCACCCGGGTCAAGGGCACTTCCTTTCCCCTGCTGGGCAACCTGTTCGGGACCCGGAAACGTCTGGAGTTCATCTTCCGGGATACCCTGTCCGCCGTCCAGGGGCTCCTGAAGCTCAAGTCCGACCCCAGCCAGCTGTTCTCCCGTCCCGGGCTTCTTCCCAAGCTGCCCCGCATCCTGTGGTCCGCCCGCCCCCGCCGGGTGCGCAAGGGTCCGATCCTGGCCCACACCGTCCGCCTCCAGGACCTGCCCCAGCTGGTTTCCTGGCCCGGGGACGGAGGGGCCTACATCACCCTGCCCCAGGTCTACACCGAAAGCCCGGACCAGCCCGGGGTACGCTCATCCAACCTGGGCATGTACCGGATCCAGATCAGCGGAACGCCCTTTGCCCAGGACAGGGAGGCCGGCCTGCACTATCAGATCCACCGGGGCATCGGCCCCCATCACAGCCAGGCCCTGGCCCGCGGCCGCTCCCTGCCGGTGAATGTCTTTGTCGGTGGTCCTCCGGCCATGACCCTGGCCGCCATTATGCCCCTGCCCCAAGGGATCCCGGAAATATTCTTCGCCGGGGCCCTGGCCGGCCGGCGCATTCCCTTTCTGACCGGGGCCAACGGTCTGCCCATCCCGGCCCAGGCCGACTTCTGCATCTGCGGAGAGGTGCATGCCAGCGAGCTTCGCCCCGAAGGACCGTTCGGGGACCACCTGGGATACTACAGCCTGACCCACGACTTTCCCGCCCTGCGGGTGCACAAGGTCCTGCGCCGCCCTGGGGCGGTCTGGCCCTTCACCACTGTGGGCCGACCGCCCCAGGAAGACTCGATCATCGGCTCCTTTATCCACGACCTGGTCTCTCCCCTGGTCCCGTCAGTCTTCCCCGGCCTGCACCAGGTCCATGCCGTGGACCAGGCCGGTGTGCATCCATTGCTACTGGCCGTGGGCAGCGAACGCTACGTGCCCTTTGCCCGGGAGCGCATTCCCCAGGAGCTTTTGACCAACGCCCATGCCCTGCTGGGCAACACCCAGACCGCCCTGTCCAAATATGTCTTCATCGCCGCCCGGGAGGATGACTCCCGGCTCAATGCCCATAATATCCCGGAGTTCTTTCACCACTTTCTCCTCCGGGTGGATTGGACCCGGGATATACACCTGATCACCCGGACCACCATGGACACCCTGGACTACTCCGGGATAAGCCTGAACCAGGGCTCCAAGGCCATCCTGGCCGCCGCCGGAGATCCAAAACGGGAGCTGGGGACAGAGATCCCGGAAGTCTCCCTGCCTCACGGCTTTCTGGCTCCTCGCCTCTTGGCTCCGGGCATCCTGCTCATTCAGGGGCCGGCTCACACTCTGCCCCGGGACACCCAAGATCCGGACCTGGAGACCTTGGCTGAGCGTCTTGAAAGCCAAACCCGGCTGGAGGGCATCCCCCTGGTGGTTGTCGTGGACGACAGCTCATTTGCCGCCGCCTCCTGGGACAACTTCCTGTGGACGGCCTTCACCCGCTCCGATCCGGCAACGGACACCTATGGGCTTGGGGTGATCAGTCGGCCCAAACACTGGGGATGTTCGGTCCTGATCATTGACGCCAGACTGAAAACCTATCACGCTCCGCCTCTGGAGACTGATCCCGAGGTGGACAGACGGGTAAGCGCCCTGGGCGCTCCGGGCCAGCCCCTGCACGGCATACTGTAG